Proteins from a single region of Microbacterium galbinum:
- a CDS encoding ERF family protein yields the protein MTTEEKTTPHASLAAALSAFQYELPRIQKGSRNDHFKSNYADLADVVGVVLPALARQGLAWITVPTLTSAGFVLEYSLKHVGGESIDGSWPLPDPSAATPQAVGSAVTYAKRYALSAVTGVAPDEDDDGNQASKAEPEGWKRLIDDSKSIEELTAVYQRADAEGWKTPQVLASLNARRAVLNAAARENGEAPRD from the coding sequence ATGACCACCGAAGAGAAGACCACCCCGCACGCCTCACTCGCCGCTGCACTGTCGGCGTTCCAGTACGAGCTGCCGCGCATCCAGAAGGGCTCGCGGAACGACCACTTTAAGTCGAACTACGCGGACCTCGCCGACGTCGTCGGCGTCGTGCTCCCCGCCCTCGCCCGCCAGGGGCTCGCCTGGATCACCGTCCCGACCCTCACGTCCGCCGGGTTCGTCCTGGAGTACAGCCTCAAGCACGTCGGAGGCGAAAGCATCGACGGGTCCTGGCCGCTCCCCGACCCGAGCGCCGCAACACCGCAGGCCGTTGGCTCCGCCGTCACCTACGCAAAGCGCTACGCGCTGTCGGCAGTGACCGGTGTCGCGCCTGACGAGGATGACGACGGCAACCAGGCCTCGAAGGCCGAGCCGGAGGGGTGGAAGCGCCTCATCGATGACAGCAAGTCGATCGAGGAACTCACCGCCGTCTATCAGCGCGCCGACGCCGAGGGGTGGAAGACGCCTCAGGTGCTCGCCTCGTTGAACGCCCGTCGCGCCGTGCTCAACGCTGCAGCGCGCGAGAACGGGGAGGCTCCTCGTGACTGA
- a CDS encoding YqaJ viral recombinase family protein: MSALAVLDRTLADSNDRESWLNVHDKVIGSSTAGKFARVESVETYVRQILEPRTFSGNETTESGHRWEPALLAHAGAEPNSLFIHHPENRRFASTVDGTKRVGDEFVIVETKTKHNKVVTEPTAYEIRQLAWQMFCVPEAAHAEWVWGELVRKGPDVAWDLRRDPQTLVFHRDHPKIVAATALIVPIANHVLRLLDEAREEAWT, from the coding sequence GTGAGTGCCCTCGCTGTCCTGGATCGGACACTCGCGGACTCGAACGACCGGGAGTCGTGGCTCAACGTGCACGACAAGGTCATCGGCTCGTCGACAGCGGGAAAGTTCGCGAGGGTCGAGTCCGTCGAGACGTACGTGCGACAGATCCTCGAGCCGCGCACCTTCTCGGGGAACGAGACCACGGAATCCGGCCACCGGTGGGAGCCCGCGCTCCTCGCACATGCCGGCGCCGAGCCGAACAGCCTGTTCATCCATCACCCCGAGAACCGGCGCTTCGCCTCCACTGTCGACGGCACGAAGCGAGTCGGTGACGAGTTCGTGATCGTCGAGACCAAGACGAAGCACAACAAGGTCGTCACCGAGCCAACCGCGTACGAGATTCGCCAGCTCGCCTGGCAGATGTTCTGCGTCCCGGAGGCCGCCCACGCCGAGTGGGTGTGGGGCGAGCTCGTCCGCAAGGGACCCGATGTCGCGTGGGATCTCCGACGCGACCCGCAGACGCTCGTCTTCCACCGCGACCACCCCAAGATCGTCGCCGCCACCGCACTGATCGTCCCGATCGCCAATCACGTTCTGCGCCTCCTCGACGAGGCGCGAGAGGAAGCCTGGACATGA